One region of Halalkalicoccus tibetensis genomic DNA includes:
- a CDS encoding universal stress protein, with the protein MYDRILLPVAQDASPDERYESVYSLAEHHGATLVVLSVADTNRDSVTTLGTEVVDTLETEATATVEQFAENGRNYSVGIETTVVQGVPHEEIVSYANEHDIDLLVMRKHDRNRLTETLLGSVTDRVVRLTELPVLVI; encoded by the coding sequence ATGTACGATCGGATCTTGCTTCCCGTCGCGCAAGATGCGTCACCCGATGAACGGTACGAATCCGTCTATTCTCTTGCAGAACACCATGGAGCAACGCTCGTGGTGCTCTCTGTCGCCGATACCAACCGTGACAGCGTGACTACCCTTGGTACTGAAGTCGTCGATACGTTAGAAACCGAAGCCACAGCTACGGTCGAGCAGTTCGCCGAGAACGGACGCAACTACTCGGTTGGGATCGAGACGACGGTCGTACAGGGTGTTCCCCACGAAGAGATCGTTTCCTATGCGAACGAACACGATATCGATTTGCTAGTCATGCGAAAACACGATCGTAATCGCCTCACGGAGACCTTGCTCGGTAGCGTTACCGACCGAGTCGTTCGTCTTACAGAACTACCTGTCCTCGTCATCTAA
- a CDS encoding lysylphosphatidylglycerol synthase transmembrane domain-containing protein, which produces MPELTGDSSAGWIDRRTIAKTAVGFAIAVVLVYLLGVGIGWDRTIDQLQTSQLEWVLAACGSTVLCLIVWGKTWHVVLERIGISVPYRKLSVTFFAATFANYVTPMGQAGGEPFIAYILARDTEATYEQALASVATTDLVRLLPFFTIGGLGLGYLLTTTQITGSIELFAIVLMALAVVLPFIAVVGWQFRDRLQRTVLRCIAPIAKRTDRITLDSIRDRIDRLYSSIEVIASSPRALLTAVAFAYIGWILFALPLYFASLALGTPISLLLVCFIVPISVIAGSVPLPGGLGAIEGALIVLLTTLTPSTTAIALAIATIYRLASYWLVISVGGIAMLWVVKRV; this is translated from the coding sequence ATGCCCGAGCTCACGGGAGACAGTAGTGCGGGCTGGATCGATCGAAGAACGATAGCGAAGACCGCCGTTGGTTTCGCCATCGCGGTGGTGCTCGTCTACCTTCTTGGTGTCGGCATCGGATGGGATCGAACGATCGATCAGCTCCAGACATCACAGCTCGAATGGGTGCTCGCTGCTTGCGGGTCGACGGTGCTATGTCTCATTGTTTGGGGGAAAACGTGGCACGTCGTTTTAGAGCGAATCGGCATCTCGGTTCCATACCGGAAGCTCAGTGTGACGTTTTTCGCAGCAACGTTTGCAAATTACGTGACACCAATGGGACAAGCAGGTGGTGAACCATTTATCGCGTACATACTAGCCCGGGATACGGAGGCAACCTACGAGCAAGCCCTCGCAAGCGTTGCCACAACTGATCTCGTTCGGCTTCTCCCGTTTTTTACGATCGGTGGACTGGGGCTTGGATATTTACTGACCACGACACAGATCACCGGATCGATCGAGCTGTTCGCAATTGTGCTCATGGCACTCGCGGTGGTTCTGCCCTTCATCGCTGTCGTTGGATGGCAGTTTCGAGACAGGCTTCAGCGGACAGTACTTCGATGTATAGCCCCAATTGCTAAGCGGACGGACCGAATTACGCTCGACTCGATTCGTGACCGAATCGATCGTCTCTATTCGTCGATCGAGGTGATCGCAAGTTCTCCCCGTGCGCTACTCACAGCAGTCGCCTTCGCCTATATCGGCTGGATTCTGTTCGCCCTACCGCTGTATTTCGCGAGTCTGGCTCTAGGGACTCCGATTTCGCTTCTGCTCGTTTGCTTTATTGTCCCTATAAGTGTGATTGCCGGCTCAGTCCCCCTTCCTGGTGGGTTGGGAGCTATCGAAGGAGCACTGATCGTTCTTCTCACGACGCTTACACCATCGACGACAGCTATTGCACTCGCGATCGCAACGATCTATCGATTGGCGAGCTACTGGCTCGTGATCAGTGTCGGTGGAATAGCGATGTTGTGGGTTGTCAAACGAGTGTGA
- a CDS encoding glycosyltransferase family 2 protein, with protein sequence MSADVNHIAEKVGTILGIGGLLSLGFYTDADIWTIEIGSTVFWIFEGLVSVGLFSVIVGVAGILLTYEVWLGKSSSDEIRNGPPVQAIVPAYHDADVVHESVTSLLDSEYAPLCIAIVVEPDDERTRDRAAELTDQYETVSWIINDTPGSKATAINTAVEHSTADHFVVFDADERASPRFVPIAMRSLLNGTDVFQGRRMPRPTGPIETVAYCERVVVQAGYLLGELVGFTHCQSSATGFTREAFNRVGGYRDMLTEDIYFSHQCYRAGLTVTRNSRCTSTMEAPHTFCDLWGQRKRWRIGHVQVAHRRISEAMSGNRNASDLLTVGRSIGAVLAGGVLLVLTAHVLFLFVVSTESALLPFASIFGMIAAVWSHDAAEGRIGRPSWSIVFAPLVYLGHGVLTVKALFEYTLTWNGEWYRVVKVGT encoded by the coding sequence ATGTCGGCAGACGTCAACCACATAGCCGAGAAGGTCGGCACGATTCTCGGCATCGGTGGCTTGTTGAGTCTTGGATTCTATACGGATGCCGACATCTGGACGATAGAAATCGGTTCGACCGTCTTCTGGATATTCGAGGGATTGGTGTCCGTTGGTCTATTTAGCGTTATCGTCGGTGTTGCCGGAATCCTTCTCACGTATGAGGTATGGCTGGGCAAATCATCCTCAGACGAGATACGGAACGGGCCACCAGTACAGGCGATCGTTCCGGCGTATCACGACGCGGATGTCGTCCACGAGAGCGTCACCAGTCTCCTGGATAGTGAGTACGCTCCGCTTTGCATCGCGATCGTTGTCGAACCCGATGACGAACGAACCCGTGATCGTGCGGCGGAATTGACCGACCAGTACGAAACGGTTTCCTGGATCATCAACGATACGCCGGGCTCTAAAGCGACAGCGATCAATACGGCAGTTGAACACAGCACAGCCGATCATTTCGTCGTATTCGACGCCGACGAGCGAGCCTCACCCCGATTCGTTCCCATCGCGATGAGGAGTCTCCTGAACGGAACCGACGTCTTCCAAGGTCGACGAATGCCACGCCCCACAGGACCGATCGAGACAGTGGCATACTGCGAGCGGGTCGTGGTCCAAGCAGGTTATTTGCTCGGTGAACTAGTCGGATTTACCCACTGTCAGAGTTCAGCAACGGGCTTTACTCGCGAAGCCTTCAACAGAGTCGGCGGGTACAGAGACATGCTGACCGAGGACATTTACTTCTCTCATCAGTGCTACCGAGCGGGTCTAACCGTTACACGAAACAGCCGCTGTACGAGTACGATGGAAGCTCCACATACGTTTTGTGATCTCTGGGGACAGCGAAAACGATGGCGAATCGGTCACGTACAGGTAGCCCACAGACGTATCTCCGAGGCCATGAGCGGAAACCGTAACGCCAGTGATCTCCTTACGGTCGGTCGATCGATCGGAGCAGTCCTCGCGGGCGGCGTCTTGCTCGTTCTCACGGCTCATGTGTTGTTCCTATTCGTGGTTAGTACCGAGTCGGCGCTACTCCCGTTTGCCAGCATCTTCGGGATGATTGCCGCTGTCTGGAGCCACGACGCCGCCGAAGGCCGGATCGGACGTCCGTCATGGTCGATCGTATTCGCACCCCTCGTCTATCTCGGACACGGTGTCTTGACGGTGAAGGCACTTTTCGAGTACACCTTGACGTGGAATGGTGAATGGTATCGTGTGGTAAAAGTCGGCACCTGA